One stretch of Streptomyces sp. A2-16 DNA includes these proteins:
- the zwf gene encoding glucose-6-phosphate dehydrogenase: MTITADWQNPLRDERDRRLPRIAGPSGLVIFGVTGDLSRKKLMPAVYDLANRGMLPPGFSLVGFARRDWEDEDFAQIVHDSVREHARTEFREEVWQQLAEGMRFIPGDFDDDTAFKQLRQTVEDLDKARGTSGNYAFYLSVPPKFFPKVVQQLKKHGLADAPEGSWRRAVIEKPFGRDLKSARELNALVHDVFEPDQVFRIDHYLGKETVQNILALRFANQMYEPIWNRSYVDHVQITMAEDIGIGGRAGYYDGIGAARDVIQNHLLQLMALTAMEEPAAFDAESLLTEKLKVLRAVKLPEDIGKHAVRGQYAGAWQGGEKVLGYLEEEGIDRASTTDTYAAIRLNVDNRRWAGVPFYLRTGKRLGRRVTEIAVVFQTAPHSPFDSTATEELGSNAIVIRVQPDEGMTVRFGSKVPGTSMEIRDVTMDFAYGESFTESSPEAYERLILDVLLGDANLFPRHQEVEESWKILDPIEEHWANHGRPAQYASGTWGPEEADEMLARDGRSWRRP, encoded by the coding sequence ATGACCATCACCGCCGACTGGCAGAACCCCCTGCGCGACGAGCGCGACCGGCGTCTGCCCAGGATCGCGGGACCGTCCGGCCTCGTCATCTTCGGTGTCACCGGCGACCTGTCCCGCAAGAAACTGATGCCCGCCGTGTACGACCTCGCCAACCGCGGCATGCTCCCGCCGGGCTTCTCGCTCGTCGGGTTCGCCCGCCGGGACTGGGAGGACGAGGACTTCGCGCAGATCGTGCACGACTCGGTGCGCGAGCACGCGCGGACCGAGTTCCGTGAGGAGGTCTGGCAGCAGCTCGCCGAGGGCATGCGGTTCATCCCGGGCGACTTCGACGACGACACGGCGTTCAAGCAGCTGCGCCAGACCGTCGAGGACCTCGACAAGGCCCGCGGCACCAGTGGCAACTACGCCTTCTATCTCTCCGTACCGCCGAAGTTCTTCCCGAAGGTCGTCCAGCAGCTCAAGAAGCACGGCCTCGCGGACGCGCCCGAGGGCTCCTGGCGGCGCGCGGTCATCGAGAAGCCGTTCGGCCGCGACCTGAAGAGCGCACGCGAGCTCAACGCCCTCGTGCACGACGTGTTCGAGCCGGACCAGGTCTTCCGGATCGACCACTACCTCGGCAAGGAGACCGTCCAGAACATCCTGGCGCTGCGTTTCGCCAACCAGATGTACGAGCCGATCTGGAACCGGTCGTATGTCGACCACGTACAGATCACGATGGCCGAGGACATCGGCATCGGCGGCCGCGCCGGCTACTACGACGGCATCGGTGCCGCCCGGGACGTCATCCAGAACCACCTGCTCCAGCTGATGGCGCTGACCGCCATGGAGGAGCCGGCCGCGTTCGACGCCGAGTCGCTGCTCACCGAGAAGCTCAAGGTCCTCAGGGCCGTGAAGCTGCCGGAGGACATCGGCAAGCACGCCGTGCGCGGGCAGTACGCGGGCGCCTGGCAGGGCGGCGAGAAGGTGCTCGGCTATCTGGAGGAGGAGGGCATCGACCGCGCCTCCACCACGGACACGTACGCCGCCATCCGGCTGAACGTCGACAACCGCCGCTGGGCGGGCGTCCCCTTCTACCTGCGCACCGGCAAGCGGCTCGGCCGCCGGGTCACCGAGATCGCGGTGGTCTTCCAGACGGCCCCGCACTCGCCCTTCGACTCCACGGCCACCGAGGAGCTCGGCTCCAACGCGATCGTCATCCGGGTGCAGCCGGACGAGGGCATGACGGTCCGGTTCGGATCGAAGGTGCCGGGCACCTCGATGGAGATCCGGGACGTGACGATGGACTTCGCCTACGGCGAGTCGTTCACGGAGTCCAGCCCGGAGGCGTACGAGCGGCTCATCCTGGATGTCCTCCTCGGTGACGCCAACCTGTTCCCGCGCCACCAGGAAGTGGAAGAGTCCTGGAAGATCCTCGACCCGATCGAGGAGCACTGGGCGAACCACGGCCGTCCGGCGCAGTACGCGTCGGGTACCTGGGGACCCGAGGAAGCCGACGAGATGCTCGCACGAGACGGACGGAGCTGGCGCAGGCCATGA
- the tal gene encoding transaldolase, translating into MITVTEATATAGALKRLSDEGVSIWLDDLSRGRIESGNLAELVATRHVVGVTTNPSIFQAAIGSGAGYEEQLSDLATRGVTVDEAVRMMTTADVRAAADVLRPVHDSTGGRDGRVSIEVDPRLAHDTRATIAEAKQLAWLVDRPNVMIKIPATKAGLPAITEVIGLGISVNVTLIFSLERYREVMDAYLAGLEKAAKRGLDLSAIHSVASFFVSRVDSEIDKRLTVLGTDRALALKGRAALANARLAYQAYEEVFAGERWNSLGGARANKQRPLWASTGVKDPAYKDTLYVDDLVAPGTVNTMPEATLNATADHGAITGDTVTGGYAQARADLAAVEALGISYDEVVQQLEDEGVAKFEAAWQDLLDAVTKSLNSKGVDAE; encoded by the coding sequence ATGATCACAGTGACCGAAGCAACCGCGACCGCGGGAGCACTCAAGCGCCTGTCCGACGAGGGCGTCTCCATCTGGCTGGACGACCTGTCGCGCGGGCGGATCGAGTCGGGCAACCTCGCCGAGCTCGTCGCCACCAGGCACGTCGTCGGCGTCACCACCAACCCGTCCATCTTCCAGGCCGCCATCGGCTCCGGAGCGGGCTACGAGGAGCAGCTGAGCGACCTCGCCACCCGTGGCGTGACGGTCGACGAGGCCGTACGGATGATGACCACGGCCGACGTCCGCGCCGCCGCCGACGTCCTGCGCCCGGTGCACGACAGCACCGGGGGCCGGGACGGCCGGGTCTCCATCGAGGTCGACCCGCGCCTCGCCCACGACACCCGGGCGACGATCGCCGAGGCCAAGCAGCTCGCCTGGCTGGTCGACCGCCCCAACGTCATGATCAAGATCCCGGCGACGAAGGCCGGCCTCCCGGCGATCACCGAGGTCATCGGCCTCGGCATCAGCGTCAACGTCACGCTGATCTTCTCCCTGGAGCGCTACCGCGAGGTCATGGACGCCTACCTCGCGGGGCTGGAGAAGGCCGCGAAGAGGGGCCTCGACCTCTCCGCGATCCACTCCGTCGCCTCCTTCTTCGTCTCCCGTGTCGACTCCGAGATCGACAAGCGGCTCACCGTCCTCGGCACGGACCGGGCCCTCGCGCTCAAGGGCAGGGCGGCACTCGCCAACGCGCGCCTCGCCTACCAGGCGTACGAGGAGGTCTTCGCCGGTGAGCGCTGGAACTCCCTCGGCGGCGCCCGCGCCAACAAGCAGCGCCCGCTGTGGGCCTCGACCGGCGTGAAGGACCCCGCGTACAAGGACACCCTCTACGTCGACGACCTGGTCGCACCCGGCACCGTCAACACCATGCCCGAGGCCACGCTGAACGCCACCGCCGACCACGGTGCCATCACCGGCGACACGGTGACCGGCGGCTACGCCCAGGCCCGCGCCGACCTGGCCGCCGTGGAAGCGCTCGGGATCTCGTACGACGAGGTCGTGCAGCAGCTGGAGGACGAGGGCGTCGCCAAGTTCGAGGCGGCCTGGCAGGACCTGCTGGACGCCGTCACCAAGTCGCTGAACAGCAAGGGAGTTGACGCGGAATGA